A single genomic interval of Mangifera indica cultivar Alphonso chromosome 5, CATAS_Mindica_2.1, whole genome shotgun sequence harbors:
- the LOC123215352 gene encoding serine/arginine-rich-splicing factor SR34 isoform X1, translated as MSSRASRTLYVGNLPGDIREKEVEDLFYKYGPIAHIDLKIPPRPPGYAFIEFEEARDAEDAIRGRDGYDFDGHRLRVELAHGGRGRSSSDRHSSYSSGRGRGVSRRSEYRVLVTGLPSSASWQDLKDHMRRAGDVCFSQVFRDGSGTTGIVDYTNYDDMKHAIKKLNDSEFRNAFSRSYVRVREYDSRRDNSRSPSRGRSYSRDRSESRSRSHGRSYSRSRSRSKSPKAKSSRRSPARSRSRSVSSRSHSGSKPRSLSRSQSRSRSPLPPRQTSKSPKKRSVSRSPSGSRSRSRSKSLSR; from the exons ATGAGCAGCCGCGCGAGCAGAACTCTTTATGTCGGAAATCTCCCTGGTGATATTCGTGAGAAAGAAGTTGAAGATTTGTTTTACAAG tATGGACCTATAGCCCATATTGATCTGAAGATCCCACCAAGGCCTCCTGGCTACGCTTTTATTGAG TTTGAAGAGGCTCGAGATGCTGAGGATGCCATTCGTGGTCGGGATGGCTATGACTTTGATGGGCACCGATTACGG GTGGAACTTGCACATGGTGGGCGAGGACGTTCATCATCTGATCGTCATAGTAGTTATAGCAGTGGTCGTGGACGTGGAGTATCCAGGCGATCTGAATATCGCG tGTTAGTCACTGGATTGCCCTCTTCTGCTTCGTGGCAAGACCTTAAG GATCACATGCGTCGAGCTGGAGATGTCTGTTTTTCCCAAGTTTTCCGTGATGGTAGCG GCACAACAGGAATTGTGGATTACACAAACTATGATGACATGAAGCATGCA ATCAAAAAACTTAATGACTCAGAGTTTCGGAATGCATTTTCTCGGTCCTATGTTCGt GTGAGGGAGTATGATTCTAGGCGAGACAACTCTCGAAGCCCTAGTCGAGGCCGTTCTTATTCAAGAGACCGGAGTGAAAGCCGCAGTCGTAGTCATGGTCGAAGTTACAGTCGAAGCAGGAGCAGGAG CAAATCTCCAAAAGCCAAATCTTCGCGTCGCTCACCTGCTAGATCTAGATCGAGGTCTGTTTCTTCTCGCTCTCACTCTGGATCAAAACCACGCTCTTTGTCAAG ATCTCAATCAAGATCAAGATCTCCATTGCCTCCT AGACAGACAAGTAAAAGCCCAAAAAAGCGCAGTGTTAGCAGGAGCCCCAGTGGAAGCAGAAGCAGGAGCAGAAGCAAAAGTTTATCCCG GTGA
- the LOC123215352 gene encoding serine/arginine-rich-splicing factor SR34 isoform X2, which produces MSSRASRTLYVGNLPGDIREKEVEDLFYKYGPIAHIDLKIPPRPPGYAFIEFEEARDAEDAIRGRDGYDFDGHRLRVELAHGGRGRSSSDRHSSYSSGRGRGVSRRSEYRVLVTGLPSSASWQDLKDHMRRAGDVCFSQVFRDGSGTTGIVDYTNYDDMKHAIKKLNDSEFRNAFSRSYVRVREYDSRRDNSRSPSRGRSYSRDRSESRSRSHGRSYSRSRSRSKSPKAKSSRRSPARSRSRSVSSRSHSGSKPRSLSRSQSRSRSPLPPVGS; this is translated from the exons ATGAGCAGCCGCGCGAGCAGAACTCTTTATGTCGGAAATCTCCCTGGTGATATTCGTGAGAAAGAAGTTGAAGATTTGTTTTACAAG tATGGACCTATAGCCCATATTGATCTGAAGATCCCACCAAGGCCTCCTGGCTACGCTTTTATTGAG TTTGAAGAGGCTCGAGATGCTGAGGATGCCATTCGTGGTCGGGATGGCTATGACTTTGATGGGCACCGATTACGG GTGGAACTTGCACATGGTGGGCGAGGACGTTCATCATCTGATCGTCATAGTAGTTATAGCAGTGGTCGTGGACGTGGAGTATCCAGGCGATCTGAATATCGCG tGTTAGTCACTGGATTGCCCTCTTCTGCTTCGTGGCAAGACCTTAAG GATCACATGCGTCGAGCTGGAGATGTCTGTTTTTCCCAAGTTTTCCGTGATGGTAGCG GCACAACAGGAATTGTGGATTACACAAACTATGATGACATGAAGCATGCA ATCAAAAAACTTAATGACTCAGAGTTTCGGAATGCATTTTCTCGGTCCTATGTTCGt GTGAGGGAGTATGATTCTAGGCGAGACAACTCTCGAAGCCCTAGTCGAGGCCGTTCTTATTCAAGAGACCGGAGTGAAAGCCGCAGTCGTAGTCATGGTCGAAGTTACAGTCGAAGCAGGAGCAGGAG CAAATCTCCAAAAGCCAAATCTTCGCGTCGCTCACCTGCTAGATCTAGATCGAGGTCTGTTTCTTCTCGCTCTCACTCTGGATCAAAACCACGCTCTTTGTCAAG ATCTCAATCAAGATCAAGATCTCCATTGCCTCCT GTGGGCAGTTAA
- the LOC123215353 gene encoding NADH dehydrogenase [ubiquinone] iron-sulfur protein 5-B-like, translating into MASGWGISGNKGRCYDFWADFSECMYRCREPKDCSLLREDYLECLHHAKEFQRRNHIYKEEQRKLRAATRKEGGDGVDSHPTGHNL; encoded by the exons ATGGCATCTGGATGGGGAATCAGTGGGAACAAAGGGAGGTGCTATGATTTCTGGGCGGACTTCAGCGAATGCATGTACCGTTGCAGGGAGCCCAAAGACTGTTCTCTTCTCCGTGAGGACTACCTCGAGTGCCTCCACCACGCCAAAGAG TTCCAACGAAGAAACCATATTTACAAGGAAGAGCAGAGGAAACTAAGAGCTGCTACACGGAAAGAGGGTGGGGATGGTGTTGATAGTCATCCCACTGGccataatttataa
- the LOC123215234 gene encoding DExH-box ATP-dependent RNA helicase DExH8 has product MGSSSPTSSCSSSYTSPFSTPEFSSLPVLSLREKIVEKVLQNRVTLIVGETGCGKSSQVPQFLLEENMEPILCTQPRRFAVVAVAKMVAKSRNCELGEEVGYHIGHSKLLSERSKIVFKTAGVLLDEMRDKGLNALKYKVIILDEVHERSVESDLVLVCVKQFLLKKNDLRLVLMSATADIARYRDYFKDLARGERVEVLAIPSSNQRTVFHKRVSYLDQVAELLGMDPEIHSELSLRYCSGPSPSMASAEIKPEVHKLIHDLVLHIHENETDIEKSILIFLPTYHALEQQWYFLEPLSSSFKVHILHSSIDTEQALMAMKIWKSHRKVILATNIAESSVTIPKVAYVIDSCRSLQVFWDSNRKADTAELVWVSKSQAEQRRGRTGRTCDGQIYRLVTKSFFGKFEDHECPAILRLSLRLQVLLICCSESKSINDPKGLLQKVLDPPSAEVVGDALNLLVQMRTLEKRSPRGRYEPTFYGRLLASFSLSFDASVLVVKFGEIGMLREGILLGILMDTQPLPILQPFGDDNLFTEYTSCYFGGDGNNKVLTGRKEVVLMGNLCALQFWQRVFKDKQRLDHLKQLLKFDDMKTTKLLLPKIEEEWCFFHNLVQSSIHHACELYEDILNSLHRFRPKFLCISRGLPTYYDPYEYDHKCLLKCQQPEDADAFVADNNSLETACETRKCIAVPFVASNQFQSNNVAENLANVIREIRVQYVEDMPHNQVRDANGSNDLWESPLCVYFARGSCNRGGQCVFSHSLHAKKPTCKFFFSLQGCRNGDLCGFSHDLGQSASSVSSTACLQEDGVANAASLLRLFPTSTDGCILLLDDTDLHFSSNIACLYDPCKIISTTCLSDTTICNPSLEGVRIMWGLSHPYETIISKSGGNLIPWNEVKCVLWFPSLDGYSENLDRQKILVQNFFEYLAIRILADALYEVQVILTMNNIKFSQLQVEKLGRDSFFFLTESFPFDEMSFGELADSVTTKRAMWVSRPISYVFDLHPPSDLQFGDYSSLLKEALHGE; this is encoded by the exons ATGGGATCATCATCTCCGACGTCGTCTTGTAGTTCATCGTACACGTCACCGTTTTCCACTCCGGAATTTTCGTCTCTTCCAGTGTTGTCTCTCAGAGAGAAAATTGTCGAGAAAGTCCTCCAAAATCGGGTTACTCTCATTGTCGGTGAAACTGGCTGTG gTAAGAGCTCTCAAGTTCCACAATTTCTTTTGGAGGAAAACATGGAACCCATTTTGTGTACACAGCCGAGGAGATTTGCTGTTGTAGCTGTTGCTAAAATGGTTGCCAAAAGTCGTAATTGTGAATTGGGTGAAGAAGTTGGATATCACATAGGCCATTCAAAACTTTTGTCCGAAAG ATCAAAGATTGTTTTCAAGACTGCTGGAGTTTTGTTAGATGAAATGCGTGACAAGGGATTGAATGCACTCAAGTACAAGGTTATTATTCTTGATGAAGTGCATGAAAGGTCTGTCGAGTCTGATTTAGTTCTTGTCTGCGTGAAGCAGTTCCTACTGAAGAAGAATGACCTGAG GTTGGTTTTGATGTCTGCAACTGCTGATATTGCAAGATACAGAGATTACTTCAAGGACCTTGCAAGGGGTGAAAGAGTTGAAGTGCTTGCAATCCCCAGTTCTAACCAGAGAACCGTTTTTCATAAAAGAGTCTCTTATCTCGATCAG GTAGCTGAATTGCTTGGTATGGATCCTGAAATACATTCAGAATTATCTTTGAGATATTGTTCTGGTCCAAGTCCATCTATGGCCAGTGCTGAAATTAAGCCTGAAGTGCACAAACTTATTCATGATTTGGTGTTGCACATTCATGAAAATGAGACAGACATTGAAAAGAGCATTTTGATTTTCCTTCCAACTTACCATGCCCTGGAGCAGCAATGGTACTTTCTAGAGCCGCTCAGTTCATCTTTTAAAGTTCACATTTTGCATAGCAGCATTGACACCGAACAAGCTCTCATGGCTATGAAAATATGGAAATCTCATCGCAAG GTGATACTGGCCACAAATATTGCAGAATCATCTGTGACAATACCCAAAGTAGCATATGTCATTGATTCATGCCGATCTTTACAAGTCTTTTGGGACAGCAATAGGAAAGCAGACACTGCAGAGCTTGTTTGGGTTTCAAAATCTCAG GCAGAGCAGCGTAGGGGGAGAACTGGTAGAACTTGCGATGGCCAGATTTATCGATTAGTTACAAAATCATTTTTCGGCAAGTTTGAGGATCATGAGTGTCCAGCTATACTGAGACTATCATTGAGGCTACAAGTACTTCTTATTTGCTGTTCTGAATCTAAATCAATCAATGATCCCAAAG GCCTGTTGCAGAAGGTTCTGGATCCACCAAGTGCTGAAGTTGTTGGAGATGCATTAAATTTGCTTGTTCAAATGCGTACTTTGGAGAAAAGATCTCCAAGGGGACGGTATGAGCCTACATTTTATGGGCGGTTACTAGCTAGCTTTTCATTATCCTTTGATGCTTCTGTCCTTGTGGTCAAGTTTGGGGAAATTGGTATGCTTCGTGAAGGCATTTTGCTGGGTATATTGATGGACACACAGCCTCTACCTATTCTTCAGCCTTTTGGTGATGACAATTTG TTTACGGAATACACAAGCTGTTACTTTGGTGGCGATGGCAACAATAAAGTCCTAACTGGTCGAAAGGAGGTGGTACTCATGGGAAACTTGTGTGCGTTACAGTTTTGGCAACGTGTTTTTAAG GATAAACAACGTCTTGACCATTTAAAACAACTTCTAAAGTTTGATGACATGAAGACCACCAAGTTATTGCTGCCCAAGATTGAAGAAGAATGGTGTTTCTTCCACAATCTTGTGCAATCATCTATACATCATGCCTGTGAATTGT aTGAAGACATACTAAATTCGTTGCACAGGTTTCGGCCAAAATTCCTTTGTATCTCTCGTGGGCTACCAACCTATTATGATCCTTATGAATATGATCATAAATGCCTTCTCAAGTGTCAGCAACCTGAAGATGCAGATGCATTTGTTGCAGATAATAATTCCCTTGAGACAGCATGTGAAACAAGGAAATGTATTGCTGTGCCATTTGTTGCTTCCAATCAATTTCAATCCAATAATGTGGCTGAAAATCTGGCAAATGTTATCAGAgag ATAAGAGTTCAGTATGTAGAGGACATGCCTCATAATCAGGTTAGAGATGCTAATGGTTCTAATGACCTTTGGGAGTCTCCTTTATGTGTTTATTTCGCCAGAGGTTCTTGCAATAGAGGTGGTCAATGTGTATTTTCGCATTCACTTCATGCAAAAAAACCCACATGcaaattctttttctctttacag GGTTGTCGTAATGGAGATTTATGTGGCTTTTCTCATGATCTGGGTCAATCTGCTTCATCTGTCAGTTCAACTGCTTGCCTTCAAGAAGATGGGGTTGCTAATGCTGCCTCCCTTCTGCGATTGTTTCCAACATCTACAGATGGATGCATTCTTTTGTTGGATGACACAGATTTGCATTTCAGCTCAAATATTGCTTGCCTTTACGACCCTTGTAAAATAATCTCTACAACATGTTTGTCAGACACCACTATATGCAACCCTTCACTGGAAGGTGTTAGAATTATGTGGGGCCTCAGTCACCCATACGAGACAATCATTTCCAAATCAGGGGGAAATCTGATCCCTTGGAATGAAGTAAAGTGTGTGCTATGGTTTCCTAGTCTTGATGGCTATTCTGAAAATTTGGACAGACAGAAAATTCTGGTGCAGAATTTTTTTGAGTACTTAGCAATCAGAATATTGGCTGATGCCTTGTATGAAGTACAAGTTATCCTCACCATGAACAATATCAAATTTTCTCAACTGCAG GTGGAAAAGTTGGGAAGAGATagcttcttcttcctcacagAGTCGTTTCCATTTGATGAGATGAGTTTTGGGGAGTTGGCGGATTCGGTGACTACAAAGAGGGCAATGTGGGTTTCAAGACCCATCTCCTACGTCTTTGATCTGCACCCTCCTTCTGACCTTCAGTTTGGTGACTATTCTTCCTTGCTGAAAGAAGCCCTTCATGGAGAATGA
- the LOC123217502 gene encoding pectinesterase inhibitor 6-like: MARHSMFIIIAVLLLVRLTNYGGSAWVNKSYVRNACSVTTYRDLCIRSLASFSTIAKTSPSKWARAGVSVTISQVKSANQYLNNLNKQGRMNGRNRVALLDCIEGFENALDELHKSLAILRKISARNFDKQMGDLNTFMSAALTDENTCLDGFAGRNGSRVTLIKTRVLNSTYFTSNALDLVAKLSTSGIKNDP, translated from the coding sequence ATGGCACGCCACAGCATGTTCATAATCATCGCGGTCTTGCTCCTCGTCAGGCTCACAAATTATGGCGGATCAGCATGGGTAAACAAAAGTTATGTGCGAAATGCCTGCAGTGTCACAACATATCGTGACCTTTGTATTCGCTCATTAGCTTCATTTTCCACCATTGCTAAGACAAGTCCTAGCAAATGGGCACGAGCTGGGGTTTCGGTGACAATCAGCCAGGTTAAGAGTGCTAATCAATACTTGAACAATCTGAATAAACAGGGCCGTATGAATGGGAGAAACAGAGTGGCCCTTTTAGATTGCATCGAAGGGTTTGAAAATGCACTCGATGAGCTTCACAAGTCATTGGCCATACTAAGGAAGATAAGTGCGAGAAATTTTGATAAACAAATGGGTGACCTTAATACATTTATGAGCGCTGCACTCACTGATGAAAACACTTGTTTGGATGGTTTTGCAGGCCGAAATGGATCCCGAGTTACTCTGATTAAAACCCGAGTTTTGAATTCCACTTATTTCACTAGTAACGCCCTGGATCTTGTTGCTAAACTTTCCACCTCTGGTATAAAAAACGATCCATAG